Genomic segment of Umezawaea sp. Da 62-37:
CGGCCGTGCCGGGTTCGGTGTCCTTGTGCCAGCGCAGCCCGGCGACCACGCAGTCGGCCGAGCGGGCGTGCTTGACCTTGATCATCGACCGCTTGCCCGGCGTGTACTCCGAGGCCGCGGGCTTGCCGATCACGCCGTCCAGTCCGGCGCCCTCGAACAGCTCGAACCACTGCTTCGCCAGCTCGACGTCGGTGGTCGCCGGGGTCAGGTACAGCCCGTCACCGGGCTTGACCAGCGCCACCAGCGCGTCGCGGCGCTCGGTGCAGGGCTTCTCCATCAGCACCTCGTCGCCGAGCGCGAGCAGGTCGAACGCGACGAAGGCCGCGGGGATCTGCTCGGACAGCAGCGCGATCCGGCTGGCCGCCGGGTGGATGCGCTCCGACAGGGCGTCGAAGTCCAGCTTGTCGTCCTTCGCGACCACCAGCTCGCCGTCGAGCACCACCCGCTCGGGCAGCGTCCGGAGCATCGCGGCGACGACCTCGGGGAAGTACCTGTTCAGGGGCTTCCCGCTGCGCGACTGGAGCACCACCTCGTCGCCGTCGCGGAACACCAGGCAGCGGAACCCGTCCCACTTCGGCTCGAACAGCAGGTCCTTGCCGGACGGGATCGCGTCCACGGCGGTCGCGAGCATCGGCTGCAGCGGTGGGCTCAGGGGTAGCGGCACGGGATCATCCTGCCTCGTGCGGTAGGTCAGCGCACGCGTTGGTAGCGCAGCAGCAGGGCCGATTCCGAGTGCAGCACCGAGGTGAGCGCCATCTCGCGCGGGATCGCGGGGGTCGGCCCGTGGGCGATCCGGCCCGCGTCGCCGCCCACCAGCGCGGGCGCGACGGTGACGCACAGCTCGTCCACGAGGTCGGCGGCGATCAGCGCGCCGAACAGCGTCGGCCCGCCCTCGCAGTCGACCCGGCGCAGTCCGCGCTCGTCGAGCGCCCGCAGCACCGCGACCAGGTCCACCTCGTGCTCGCCCACGACGACCACGTCCGCGCCCGCCCCGGCGAGCGCGGCACGGCGTTCGGCGGGGGCCGACGAGGTGGTCAGCACGATCAGCGGGACGGACGTGTCGGTGAGCAGGGGGGAGGTCGGCGGCACGGACGCGCGGGCGGTCACCACGGCGATCGGCGGCACGGGCGCCAGTCCCAGCCGCGCCCGGCGTTCGG
This window contains:
- a CDS encoding ATP-dependent DNA ligase — translated: MPLPLSPPLQPMLATAVDAIPSGKDLLFEPKWDGFRCLVFRDGDEVVLQSRSGKPLNRYFPEVVAAMLRTLPERVVLDGELVVAKDDKLDFDALSERIHPAASRIALLSEQIPAAFVAFDLLALGDEVLMEKPCTERRDALVALVKPGDGLYLTPATTDVELAKQWFELFEGAGLDGVIGKPAASEYTPGKRSMIKVKHARSADCVVAGLRWHKDTEPGTAVGSLLLGLHDDRGVLHHIGVVGSFKADRRRELADELRELITEDDHPWLGPDAEDGRRLPGVINRWRGEHASWIALRPERVLEVSYTQTEGAHPARLRHNGQFARWRPDREADSCRYDQLDQPARYDVDSVLRGEVKPA
- a CDS encoding pyrimidine reductase family protein, which produces MLWPPQGGEITDSELERTYDYPAGLDRPWVRVNFVSSADGAVSVDGKSGALGNAADKKVFALGRDLADVVLVGAGTAEVEGYRGIRAGEVRAERRARLGLAPVPPIAVVTARASVPPTSPLLTDTSVPLIVLTTSSAPAERRAALAGAGADVVVVGEHEVDLVAVLRALDERGLRRVDCEGGPTLFGALIAADLVDELCVTVAPALVGGDAGRIAHGPTPAIPREMALTSVLHSESALLLRYQRVR